A portion of the Malassezia japonica chromosome 3, complete sequence genome contains these proteins:
- the RPL25 gene encoding 60S ribosomal protein L25 (BUSCO:EOG092657YR; COG:J; EggNog:ENOG503P2TQ) has translation MSPATEKKSQTTRKANVAKKVVQKGASGQQRVRKVRTSASFHRPKTLRLARSPKYPRKSAPHAPRTDAYKVLLFPLNTESAMKKIEEVNTLVFIVDRTANKRQIKLALKKAYDVDAAKVNTLIRPDGKKKAFIRLTPDQDALDVSNRIGLI, from the exons ATGTCGCCGGCCACTG AGAAGAAGTCCCAGACCACGCGGAAGGCCAACGTGGCCAAGAAGGTTGTCCAGAagggcgcctcgggccAACAGCGTGTGCGCAAGGTccgcacctcggcctcgttcCACCGCCCCAAGACCCTGCGTCTTGCGCGCAGCCCGAAATACCCTCGCAAGAGCGCTCCCCACGCGCCCCGTACTGACGCGTACAAGGTGCTCCTGTTCCCCCTGAACACCGAGAGCGCCATGAAGAAGATCGAGGAGGTGAACACCCTCGTCTTCATTGTTGACCGCACTGCCAACAAGCGCCAGATCAAGCTTGCGCTTAAGAAGGCGTACGACGTCGACGCTGCCAAGGTTAACACTCTCATCCG CCCTGACGGCAAGAAGAAGGCCTTCATCCGCCTCACCCCCGACCAGGACGCTCTTGACGTGTCGAACCGCATCGGTCTCATCTAA
- a CDS encoding uncharacterized protein (MEROPS:MER0059846; COG:S; EggNog:ENOG503NW0F), which produces MLGLLRVARNAIWPHPFKFTLEYAEANDSGSNPIVDMIRAHCPDLSGANAPPQPTRWLPSGHAQTMYSAVGDFSKVDEVEYKRKVFLTPDGGTVAVDIGCANTPVTSAQLYSASKTADLESSLLLLTNMFPSSPMIGMGFSLGGAILSKYFGEVGKKTPFIGGVAVGTPFSLEETSMALESSYMSLVYSYAMGRNLMNLLRRHVDTLSLWPEFWEPLETVFGEKISPKKDAPVAEPAKDGPPKGRMRFVDHYAVRHVGGLRSPYGEFPLESALAYYRHASATKYLTNIARPLLAVNADDDPIVPAHALTTLRKELKSNPNVVLAHTQCGGHLGWFATSAGTRWVHNPVNQYISALFERFAAPDCPHGATGLGSGGPSAARWKQSTVDKQKVNVELLPASALPNVLPGVTSKTHEKEDVPQESKGEPMHAWLLTQILQHLPLVHPKDSPIRLAQENPEPIEQGEVLRLTLYHDALRPEIGYIELPEDVNVGGNGSLIQGSASGKEGLAEGSGAKIAGL; this is translated from the exons ATGCTGGGACTattgcgcgtcgcgcgcaatgCGATCTGGCCGCATCCGTTCAAGTTCACGCTGGAGTATGCGGAGGCCAATGATTCGGGTAGCAACCCGATTGTCGACATGATCCGTGCGCACTGCCCGGACTTGTCGGGTGCGAATGCTCCGCCCCAGCCGACGCGGTGGCTCCCGTCGGGACACGCGCAGACCATGTACTCGGCAGTGGGCGACTTTTCCAAGGTTGACGAGGTCGAGTACAAGCGCAAGGTTTTTCTTACGCCGGATGGGGGGACGGTCGCGGTGGATATCG GGTGCGCCAACACGCCCGTCACCTCGGCTCAGCTGTACTCTGCGTCAAAGACGGCGGACCTGGAGTCGTCGCTTTTGTTGCTCACCAACATGTTCCCGAGCTCGCCCATGATCGGCATGGGCTTCTCACTGGGTGGCGCAATCCTCTCCAAGTACTTTGGCGAGGTCGGTAAGAAGACTCCATTCATTGGCGGTGTAGCTGTCGGTACTCCGTTTAGTTTGGAGGAGACAAGCATGGCACTCGAATCGTCATACATGAGTCTCGTCTACTCGTACGCCATGGGGCGCAACCTCATGAacctgctgcgccgtcATGTGGACACCTTGTCGCTTTGGCCTGAGTTTTGGGAGCCGCTGGAGACGGTGTTTGGCGAAAAGATCTCGCCCAAGAAGGATGCGCCTGTTGCGGAGCCGGCCAAGGATGGGCCGCCCAAGGGACGCATGCGGTTCGTGGACCATTACGCGGTGCGCCATGTCGGCGGCCTACGGTCGCCCTACGGCGAGTTCCCGCTCGAGTCGGCCCTGGCGTACTACCGACACGCCTCGGCAACGAAATACCTGACAAATATCGCCCGTCCTTTGCTGGCAGTGAACGCAGACGACGACCCTATCGTGCCGGCCCACGCCCTAACGACGCTCCGGAAAGAGCTCAAGTCGAATCCGAACGTGGTCCTGGCGCACACGCAGTGCGGCGGGCACCTCGGCTGGTTCGCTACTTCGGCTGGGACGCGCTGGGTGCACAACCCGGTCAACCAGTACATTTCTGCCTTGTTCGAGCGCTTTGCGGCTCCAGACTGCCCCCACGGTGCTACCGGTTTGGGATCGGGCGGGCCAAGCGCTGCGCGCTGGAAGCAGAGCACCGTCGACAAGCAGAAAGTCAACGTGGAACTGCTGCCGGCAAGTGCACTCCCGAATGTCCTCCCAGGTGTCACTTCCAAGACGCACGAGAAGGAAGACGTGCCGCAAGAGTCCAAAGGCGAGCCGATGCATGCATGGCTCCTCACGCAGATCCTGCAACACCTCCCGCTCGTGCACCCGAAGGATTCGCCGATTCGCCTTGCACAGGAGAACCCGGAGCCGATCGAACAGGGAGAGGTGCTCCGCCTGACACTC TACCATGACGCACTCCGCCCAGAAATCGGATACATTGAGCTGCCCGAGGACGTCAACGTCG GCGGCAATGGCTCCTTGATTCAAGGAAGTGCCTCTGGCAAAGAGGGCCTAGCAGagggcagcggcgccaaGATTGCCGGATTGTAG
- the FZO1 gene encoding mitofusin (EggNog:ENOG503NU0P; BUSCO:EOG09260RGH; COG:O; TransMembrane:1 (o651-669i)) codes for MLATKAKEEVSIGKGTEVDTVVPTSESCATPEMHQEAFMQSRDSLVSSLDATDAILTELREFNRAQWVLRYPTTDSQSSPLSVLRLELKLGAAGNASTLVDSLEKSSIGQLLDERMSRSLGHLRNLRVRISDTQSKVLVTGDLNAGKSTFVNALMRRKMVPTDQQPCTMVFCEMHDATRENEGREEVHIVYDAQKYDAADPTTYTRRDLGDLEAIFEEEDNKEVGDAPVLKCYCTDVQASEESLLHNGAVDIALIDGPGLNRDSVQTTALFAREEEIDVVVFVVSAENHFTLSACEFLQNASNDKAYVFVVVNKYDQIKNKDKCRKRVLDQIRELSPRTYEEAQELVHFVDSRAMCEATEGAHDATAQAERFESLETSLRDFVLRRRAKSKLLPAQTFLERALGDILFLAQLNMKAANDDVESARAQLAKSRPALAECEANALKAQRMVESEEDRVVGQVAEHTETQVASALDKVGHGLSAHESVSLPAYPGLWNVWEYAQDVRNALLTSVEAAVEECEESARKTTTAAVNQIGAAGSEHLPSDIKVPQRVFMPEAMFAKKSSTHFAGLGVSVDIVAVRISDLFDVQHHLSFLTAPREGKSEKEETSLVPSMSIGLGALTLVGSRSLGIKTAIEAFVRLTDILGSRAARRWAAPVLLLVSAGALTWVIMDLPNAVPRNVGRSLQQELMSGEVVRAAGNSTALLRNSSNVFATMHSSRVTRETRKVLRLASWDLQEKFRVAIGHRRSDVERAEQQEKVAAFALKWFTETSEKSSALSDQVMKAIDVAAL; via the coding sequence ATGCTTGCAACCAAAGCAAAGGAAGAGGTGTCGATCGGCAAAGGCACCGAGGTGGACACGGTCGTGCCTACCTCGGAGTCGTGCGCGACACCCGAAATGCACCAAGAAGCGTTTATGCAGAGCCGCGACAGTCTGGTCTCGTCCCTGGATGCCACGGACGCGATCCTGActgagctgcgcgagttTAACCGCGCGCAATGGGTTCTGCGCTACCCTACCACTGACTCGCAGTCGTCGCCACTGTcggtcctgcgcctcgagctcaaGCTCGGTGCGGCCGGCAACGCCAGCACGCTCGTCGATTCGCTCGAAAAGTCGTCGATCGGTCAgctgctggacgagcgcatGAGCCGCTCGCTCGGTCACCTGCGCAACCTGCGTGTGCGTATCAGCGACACGCAGTCCAAGGTCTTGGTCACCGGTGACTTGAACGCCGGCAAGTCGACCTTTGTCAATGCCCtgatgcgccgcaagaTGGTGCCGACGGACCAGCAGCCGTGCACGATGGTCTTTTGCGAGATGCACGACGCCACTCGCGAGAATGAGGGCCGCGAGGAGGTGCACATCGTGTACGATGCGCAAAAGTACGACGCCGCGGACCCCACGACGTAtacgcgccgcgacctcggcgacctcgaggcgatcTTTGAGGAGGAGGACAACAAGGAGGTGGGCGATGCACCCGTCCTCAAGTGCTACTGCACCGACGTGCAGGCCTCGGAGGAGAGCCTCTTGCACAACGGTGCCGTGGACATTGCGCTAATTGACGGTCCCGGTCTGAACCGCGACAGCGTGCAGACCACCGCGCTCTTTGCCCGCGAGGAGGAGATCGATGTGGTGGTGTTTGTCGTCAGTGCCGAGAACCACTTTACGCTGAGCGCCTGCGAGTTCCTGCAGAACGCCAGCAACGACAAGGCCTACGTCTTTGTCGTGGTCAACAAGTACGACCAGATCAAGAACAAGGACAAGTgccgcaagcgcgtgctcgaccagATCCGCGAGCTCTCCCCTCGCACATACGAAGAGGCCCAGGAGCTCGTGCACTTTGTCGACTCGCGTGCGATGTGCGAGGCGACCGAaggcgcgcacgacgcgacggcgcaggccgagcgcttcgAGTCGCTTGAGACGAGCCTGCGCGACTttgtgctgcgccgccgtgccaAGTCGAAGCTGCTTCCGGCGCAGACCTTTttggagcgcgcgctcggcgataTTCTCTTCCTCGCCCAGCTCAACATGAAGGCCGCGAACGACGACGTGGAGTCGGCGCGTGcccagctcgccaagagccgccccgcgctcgccgagtgcgAGGCAAACGCCCtcaaggcgcagcgcatggtCGAGAGCGAGGAGGACCGTGTCGTGGGCCAGGTGGCTGAGCACACCGAGACGCAAGTCGCCTCGGCCCTCGACAAGGTCGGCCACGGCCTTTCCGCACACGAGTCCGTGTCGCTTCCTGCCTACCCCGGTCTCTGGAACGTGTGGGAGTACGCgcaggacgtgcgcaaTGCGCTCCTCACTtcggtcgaggcggcggtcgaggagTGCGAAGAGTCCGCACGCAAGACCACCACTGCCGCTGTGAACCAGAttggcgcggcgggcaGCGAGCACCTTCCTTCCGACATCAAGGTCCCTCAGCGTGTGTTTATGCCCGAGGCGATGTTTGCCAAGAAGTCCTCGACGCACTTTGCCGGTCTCGGCGTGAGCGTCGACATTGTTGCTGTGCGTATTTCCGACCTGTTCGACGTGCAGCATCACCTCTCCTTCTTGACTGCTCCCCGCGAGGGCAAGAGCGAGAAGGAAGAGACGAGCCTGGTGCCGTCCATGTCGATcggtctcggcgcgctgacgctcgtcggctcgcgctcgctggGCATTAAGACGGCGATTGAGGCGTTTGTGCGTCTTACCGATATTCTCGGtagccgcgctgcgcgccgctgggctGCACCTGTTCTGCTGCTGGTcagcgccggtgcgctgaCGTGGGTGATCATGGATCTCCCCAACGCCGTGCCCCGCAACGTGGGCCGCTcgctgcagcaggagctCATGTCcggcgaggtcgtgcgTGCCGCTGGCAACAGCACGGCTCTGCTCCGCAATTCGTCCAACGTGTTTGCGACGATGCATTCTTCGCGTGTCACGCGCGAGACCCGCAAGGTCCTCCGTCTCGCTAGCTGGGACTTGCAAGAAAAGTTCCGCGTGGCGATCGGCCACCGCCGCTCGGatgtcgagcgtgcggagcAGCAAGAGAAGGTCGCTGCCTTTGCCCTGAAGTGGTTCACTGAGACTTCGGAGAagagctcggcgctctCCGACCAGGTCATGAAGGCGATCGATGTGGCGGCGCTTTAG
- the ade5 gene encoding phosphoribosylglycinamide formyltransferase 1 (COG:G; BUSCO:EOG09264G7L; EggNog:ENOG503P2A1) translates to MPEKQDERAAPLTTKERSEALLAQYGGEKGPTGHAEVGENGEPVSLASFIGGKAKAPRLGQLAGNGRTSVPEAALADETEYRKLPGLAKPDGSMAKLMEQRHRELFPEEAKAKEAESAKDTDEKTIDKDPKRAPDAKTAEPKKDVPLNEETKEAKEAKASKDTKATDDAAKDAKATKDTEATTKSGQDATPATQTPEMTKDAPKDAPAPLPKRSTSGKEIVVLISGSGSNLQAIIDATCGATPAIPDAQIVRVISNRMTAYGLKRAKNVDPPIPTNVHSLKTYQNRNPGKTREDYDLVLAERVLGDGKLPDLIVLAGFMHIVSETFLSALGHKTSLASPPAFAKRPAQGVPIINLHPALPGAFDGANAIDRAYEAFQKGEIKHTGIMVHEVVAEVDRGAPILVQEVPIHAGESLDELETRMHAVEHQLIVNATAKVLADEPKAVAPPTPRAEKTIATPKLDTSAVERPRGKVAPEASADTVLAYLAPSGLLEPLSTFAPQVYEDDLVVAKRGDQTILWRGVRAPAALPPAAKQALGKTYETVHQGAESPAFLRLLRGPLITFQGVRSAKPSASQLFLVRGSDAALFVDQVPMTTRSLCSAFSAVACTPSRVYVWHGKGSDKEQRLRAVQFAGTRTKSAVIEMDEATASRDWLRLFPAAPYASGWHWRHFGTLPRAQRGARLYVCPDASDAVPFTSTALRADRVALVDAGLEVYVLIGRDARGAHAQIKAALQRADAVADAAQAARGGRTAMRPAIHVLTFPTAIPSDLRILARAPWDDAHMQGDGDATRDATLPLQAQTPAQTREQLAQLSPSPPV, encoded by the coding sequence ATGCCCGAAAAGCAGGACGAGCGGGCGGCGCCTTTGACGACCAAGGAGCGCTCCGAGGCACTCTTGGCGCAGTACGGCGGCGAGAAGGGGCCGACGGGGCATGCCGAGGTGGGCGAAAATGGCGAGCCCGtctcgctcgcctcgtTCATCGGCGGCAAGGCcaaagcgccgcggctgggGCAGCTGGCGGGCAACGGACGTACGTCGGTCccggaggcggcgctcgccgatgaGACCGAGTACAGGAAGCTCCCGGGTCTCGCCAAGCCGGATGGATCCATGGCGAAGCTGATGGAGCAGCGGCACCGCGAGCTCTTTCCCGaagaggccaaggccaaggaggcAGAGAGTGCGAAGGATACGGATGAGAAAACGATCGATAAAGACCCCAAAcgtgcgccggacgccaAGACGGCCGAACCCAAAAAGGATGTGCCTCTGAATGAAGAGACCaaggaggccaaggaggccAAAGCCTCCAAGGACACCAAGGccaccgacgacgcggccaAGGACGCCAAGGCCACTAAGGACACAGAGGCCACTACCAAGTCTGGTCAGGACGCCACTCCGGCTACCCAGACACCGGAAATGACAAAAGACGCGCCCAAggatgcgcctgcgcctctcCCAAAGCGGAGCACTTCCGGCAAAGAAATCGTGGTGCTCATCTCTGGCTCGGGCAGCAACTTGCAGGCCATCATTGATgcgacgtgcggcgcgacgccggccatCCCCGACGCCCAGATCGTGCGTGTGATTTCCAACCGCATGACAGCGTATGGCCTGAAGCGCGCCAAGAACGTCGATCCCCCTATTCCTACCAATGTCCACAGCCTCAAGACCTACCAGAACCGGAACCCCGGCAAGACTCGCGAAGACTACGATCTGgtgctggccgagcgcgtccttGGCGACGGCAAGCTGCCGGACCTCATTGTCCTGGCCGGCTTTATGCATATCGTCTCCGAGACGTTCCTGAGTGCCCTTGGGCACAAGACGTCGTTGGCATCGCCACCTGCCTTTGCCAAGCGCCCCGCGCAAGGTGTGCCGATCATTAATCTGCATCCTGCGCTGCCTGGCGCGTTTGATGGCGCGAATGCCATTGATCGCGCGTACGAAGCCTTCCAGAAAGGCGAGATCAAACACACCGGTATCATGGTGCACGAAGttgtcgccgaggtcgaccgCGGTGCGCCGATCCTCGTGCAAGAGGTGCCCATCCACGCGGGCGAGTCACTCGAtgagctcgagacgcgcatgcacgccgtcgagcaccaGCTCATTGTCAATGCCACCGCCAAGGTGCTCGCGGACGAACCCAAGGCAGTAGCGCCCCCTACGCCGCGTGCAGAAAAGACGATTGCCACGCCGAAGTTGGACACGAgtgccgtcgagcggccCCGCGGCAAGGTGGCACCGGAGGCGAGTGCCGACACGGTCCTCGCGTACCTGGCGCCCTCCGGGCTGCTGGAGCCGCTCAGCAcctttgcgccgcaggtCTATGAGGACGACCTGGTCGTTGCcaagcgcggcgaccaAACCATCCTgtggcgcggcgtgcgcgcgccggccgccctCCCGCCGGCCGCCAAGCAGGCCTTGGGCAAGACGTACGAAACCGTGCACCAGGGCGCCGAATCGCCTGCGTTCCTGCGCCTTCTCCGCGGCCCTCTCATTACCTTCCAaggcgtgcgcagcgcaaaaCCCTCTGCGTCGCAGCTCTTCCTTgtgcgcggcagcgacgcggcactCTTTGTCGACCAGGTGCCTATGACCACGCGTTCGCTCTGTTCGGCTTTTAGTGCTGTGGCCTGCACGCCTTCGCGCGTCTATGTATGGCACGGCAAAGGCAGCGAcaaggagcagcgcctgcgtgccGTGCAGTTTGCAGGAACACGTACCAAGTCGGCTGTCATTGAGATGGACGAGGCaacggcgtcgcgcgactgGCTGCGCCTGTTCCCTGCTGCGCCCTATGCCTCTGGCTGGCACTGGCGGCACTTTGGCACGCTCCCTCGCGCCcagcgtggcgcgcgcctctATGTGTGCCCCGATGCctcggacgcggtgccGTTCACCTCaacggcgctgcgcgcggatcgtgtcgcgctggtcgacgcggGTTTGGAGGTCTATGTACTGATTGGCCGGGATGCGCGTGGTGCACACGCCCAAATCAAAGCGGCGCTACAGAGGGCAGACGCCGTTGCGGACGCTGCCCaggctgcgcgcggcggccgcaccgCGATGCGCCCCGCGATCCATGTCCTGACCTTCCCTACTGCTATTCCTTCTGATCTGCGGATCCTAGCACGTGCACCTTGGGACGATGCGCATATGCAAGGCGAtggcgacgcgacgcgcgacgcgaccTTGCCGCTCCAAGCTCAGACAccggcgcagacgcgcgagcaATTGGCGCAGCTGTCCCCATCGCCGCCTGTTTAG